From the Drosophila simulans strain w501 chromosome 2L, Prin_Dsim_3.1, whole genome shotgun sequence genome, the window AAAGGGAGGCAACTCCTCTTCTCTTCGGCTTTTCGGTCCCAAGGAAGGCAGCAAAAAAGTTAATTTCGagggaaaaaaaagggaaaataatttcaaagcAACCTTGCCATATGTTGTTGTCTTTTACTATTGACCTCAATAGCCCCCATTTCCCGCCGCCCCACCCCCCGTTGTTTCTATGGGGAaaagcacaaacaacaaacaagatGACACACAAATCACAAATACACAAAAGTGTAAGCCAAATGTAAAGGTAACTTGTTAAACACAACAAAGAGTAATGGAATGCAGGGAAACGCTAAAAATGATATATCCACCCGGGCACCGACTTTTCCACCTGAGCCGGGCAAATATTTCCCCTCCGTAGCCTGGTTCCTTTTCCCGTTTCCCTTTTTGTTAATATTCATATGTGCGGCAGGAAAGGAAGGTCGTCCGCTTATAGAACCGAACCCCACTGACCGCAGAGTGCCCCAAAGGGGCTACCGTAACCCCAATGTGGAGGAGACCTCGGAGTCACCATGGCGGTATGTGTATTTATACTTCTGGCCTGGGGCAAGCTAATTGCCTAGGGGCAGTTGATGATTTGTTTGGGGTTTCGCCCGATCCCACACTTACAGACTGGACTGGATTCGCAGGAAGTCCACGTTGATACAATACAATATAGATACGGTTAAGGGTTAATTTCGGCACCTATTTAACAGGATAAGTCTTGCAGATCCTTCTGTCTTTCAGTTTAATGAAGAAATCccttaaattcaaaattcccTAAAACAAGAGaaacatttgtattttacGTAGCACGCCCATTAAGCGTGAAGTTAAAGATCTTTATGATGATTCCATCCACGGACGACTTGGTGGAGCCGCAGGACTAGTCGATTTCAGTGGTGGGAGTGGGGGAAGGACACTCTATAGCAATTTGCTGCATAATCGCAGGATCATATAAATGGCTCAACTTCAATTTATAACCCGAGCATATTTTTCAGCCAACCGAAAGAGCTGCAGGAACGCGACACGAGGGAAAGGACTCGCCGGAGTGTCCTTTGCGGGGGAGCAACACCAAATAAATCAACAGCCAGCGAAAGCGAAACCACTTGGGGTGGGGCActtggagttggagctgggaGTTTTGGGAGCCTTCAGCATGGGCGATATGTTTCTGTGTGGGCGTGCTCGGTCATTTCTCTTTGCGCTTTCGTGACGACAGGGAAACTGCGaacgaggaaaaacaaaacgtgGAAAACGgcgaaaatgggaaaagtggaaaggaaaacaaatcgTGCCATGTGTGTGTCATACTTTGGGCTTCCGCTTATTCTTTATTCTTATTCCGTTATTCCACCATTTCGGCTCCTTTGGCATTAAAATTGCCCGCTTATGAACCGCAAAATGCTGCGCTACCCaataaatcaatattatttatgcaaaacgAGCACGCCAAACGTTTTTCCTGCCGGTGCTCCTGTGgcccgcttttcccatttctccAATCGTATCGCTCTGTGCTTGAACTAGTTTCACCCGGTTTCTTTCCGGTTCCCCAGCACTGGCATTGAAAGCAGCCCCGATTTCTCTCCGTGATCGTTGATTTTTGGCCTGGAGTCTCGGGATAAGCACAAAACTCAACGGCTGTGGAAAAGAAGGTTGATGAATTTAGGCATTTCCTTTAGCATTACATTATGTAATACACATACCCAACCATCACGTGATATTCGCAGGCACTGTGCACTATGGGACTGATGACCACTTTTGTTGGCAAAAACTGTTAACTCAGCCAGCTTGAAAGATATCGacatcaatatttttatgggtTTTAAGGCCACAATACCAGAAGACGACAGGAATATCATTTTCCAACTTTGTTTTAAACGATAatctatagaaatttaaatagtaattatttatttaatacaacAATGGGTCAATTCTTTCGATTCCAACACCATTAAATCTACATATGTAGAAGTGTTTTGCATTCATATGTcaaaaagtttatatttttgcttaattgtatttttaatcacttgaaaactgaaataaaattcaGACCAGATATCTTAACATTGGCGCCCTCTATCGAAATTCTAAAAACGTTCCATTGAAGATTGGTTTTCTGTTGGAAAATTCTTGAAAGACTTTTTCGATAAACGACGTTTGAAAATGGGGTTTGGGCAAcgaatattaataatatatatttataactaactatattttattaataatcgGGAGTGTTTAATTTGCCTTGATTCAATAAAAGTAgctttttctcttttaaaGATCTAGCCAGTACAAGTGTGGAACTTATAAAAAACTcctttaaatataatttaaccATCTGGACCTCTAGTATATGTTGAATCCGTCCAAGTATGGTCTCCAATCCCAGCATATGTATCCTCCTGAAGTTACCAGCGAACGCTTCTCGCAGCCTGTAGTCTTCTAGGACCTTTTTGATTATCCTCAGTGGGGGCAGGACGTCGTCCGCTGCTGTGCGGGGTGTTTGAGTGTGGGTGCGTGTTTGCATGAATATATGAATGAACACAGccagctgagctgagctgagtcAAGTCGAGTTGTGTTGAGTCCATTGTTAAACACTGGGGTACTCCTCgctggtgtgtgtgtccgttgcggttgtgtgtgtgtgcagttgggcggagggggtggtggtgtgtGCCCCAGCTTGTGTGTGCCGTCAGAATGTTTGACTTTGTATAATAAAAAGGCCtctttaaaaacattaacaaCTTTTGTAGTGCCTAAACGCCTGCTACATGTGGCCAGGACACGGGCACTGCTCCGCCCACTAGAAGACACCCAATGCCACCCACTCCCAgtctcactcacacacaggcaACTAAACATCTAAACAGGCGGCCAAAACGATGCCACCTGCTACTTAAATATGCgtgctgcactgagagaaatgctAGTGATTATAACAAATATGTATTGATGCATACATAATACAAAATAGCTAGCAAATTGAAGTACTCATACTATGATCCAcacttttaattagtttaaaatttatagtttttcatttccattttttcatttGGTGCATTTTTTGCAGCGCATAACGTTTATTAGCGCTCTGGGCTCGTTGGCAATGGGAGTCGTAGGCCAACCCCTGGAAGCCACCTCCTCCCATTCGTCCTGTTGGCGACCACAAAGCCCATGGCTAAATCATATTAGAGGCGTCCTCCGGTTGGCCACCGGCTTAACGCTCCGGAGGAGCCTTTTTAACGCCTCCTGCCCGCGTTCCATTGAATAAATGGTGTGTGGTGCATGGTGCATGGTGTATGTGCTGTGCTTGGCGCAATGGGAAAAGTGTCAGTCGAGTATTCCAGGCGGATGCGCCAGTTgaggtggagctggagcgggGTGGAAGGAGCTGGGGACGCGGCACAAATGTCCACGGAATGCGGGCAAAGAAAGAGAGGGCTGGCGGGGCGATGACAGAGACAGGTAGAACTCCAAATGCCACTCAAAAGCTGCATTGCATTGCAGACATTCACAATTATGCTTGGACCATTAGCATATTTAAAGCGGCGAAAGTTAAGGGCACTTGGAGAAAAGCCTGAGCAACACTcgtggcaaataaatatttaatatatatatatatgaaggGTGAACAAACCAAATCATCAAGTTACTATACTAATTATCCTTCCTTCCACATGCATATGTGTTTTTTGCCATGCTTGATTCATGGACATCCTTGCATCCTTGGTTGGCCAACTTGGTGATAAGTGAACTTTTTCCTTCATGCCTGCTGCTCCTAATCGATGGATGTTTTCAGGCCTACCAAGTGGGGCAGTCTAGATTCGCTcctcgccatcgccatcgccatcgtgctcgtcctcgtcctcggccCATTTCCATCCTCATTCCCAATCAAATCCCATCCCGcaatcaatttgcaaatttgcTGTGCCCTCCCCGCGTCAAATGTCAGTTTGGTTTCAGtttggtttcattttcattttcatttgcattgtcCGAAATTTTGTTTGTGGGTAATGTTTAAATTCCTGATGCCATTTACACATGTTCAACATGACATAATCGCCTCGGAAATTATTTAGAAAGAAAGTGGGCTGGGTGTTGCGTTTCCCCCTTCCTCGCCATGCCCCCTCGAAAATCGGAACTTGGACATGTGTGTCCATATCCACATATATTCACTTTGTAAGTCTCTGCTCGGGGCCGGAAAATTACATCTCTGGGATTTgataataaactaattttcgCTCGGCTTCTCCAGCTGCCAGCAGCTTTCTCTTTTATTCATGAATACGCAATTAGTGTGCAAATGCGAGTGTTTCTCGTGTCGCCGGGCTATTTGTATTTACATACACCTATCTATTATTGAAACTAAATTCATTTGGagttaaatattcaatttgagTCGGCTTTCATTGCATTGGCAGCTGGCCAATTGCGAGCCGCCGAAAATGCAGGCAATTATTGTTCAATTTTCGACTCCAAACATGCTCGTGTTTCGTACCGGGTGCTATCATAAATTTTTGTCAACGAATTCCGtttcaaaatggcaaaacaaatctGTTTTCGGAGTGCAAAAACTGCGATTGTATAATCTTTTTTAGCTTGCCGTTGATGTATGTcaagaatttaattttggtGATAAGTAGGCCATTTTATTAAGGATTTAAAGAGCAGaaactaataaattattatatcatTATGACATATTTAAAGTGGCTGTTAGGCGACATGGTATGCTCCCCAAATTCATTGGCTTTTCCACTCCAGCTGCTGGAAAATCCTGGCCGGTTAAATTGGCCGCATCATATCATGTCTAGTCACATAACTCCAGATGAATTCATGATGCCCCATCATAGTGGCATACCCAAACACGACGAGTGCGGGCCCGCGGCTATACATTTTGACTAATTGGCGTTACAActcaattgaaaatgcatcGAGCGGAGGAGCCAACGCCTCGTCGTGATGGTCTAATAACTGGGGCTAATCATCATAAAGATTATTATTAATCCACCAGAAAACTAATTGCCTTTGTATCTGCGCTTGTTGTGCTTTCAGTTCTTCACACCTCGGCGAGTTTAGCGCTAAACGAAAGCTGGGATCCAGACGTCAGGTGAGTGAGTGAACATGGCGATGATGCATCCCATCTGAACTATTGTCTTGCAGAGACGACATGGAGATGATGTTGAATAAAATAGTTCCCGAAGGTTTGCCCTACAGGCATTCGTGCGAGGGACCCGACGATATGGTGAGTATTTCTAAGCCGGACACAGCAGTACTCCTTCTGAGACCTTAGTCACtagaaatcaatttaatttcgaaattatAAATGCCAATAGGCTAGCAACAATTTATTCTTGGTCAGGATCACTAATCGCGTCAATCTAGCCTTGTCAGTCCGTTTTGTCCGTATGCCTGTCCGTATAAGCGTTGAGTTTCTGAAAGCTATATCGGCTAGATAGTTGGAGTTAGGTAATCTGTTCGAGTAAATTctgtacatttttaaatttttcttggtGTTGCCTATTGCATAGGATAGCCACTGAGGATAAGTTTCAATCCATCTCGGTAAAAGTTTATCTGCTGCCGCTGTGAAGTAAGgcgtatctgatagtcgagaacCTTGTTCTTTGTTACTTTGCTTTGAGTACTGCAATAACCAATTCATTATCCTTTCAGCCCGCGCACGTGAAGGCCTGCTTCCTGGGCAGCTCCCTGACAATCCCGATCACCGACGGCAAGCTGTCGCTGGGAACGTGGCAGGGCGTTTGGCTGTGCGAGCACCGCGACCAGGCCGGATCCCGGAAGCTGGTGATCACGCTGACCGGATGTCCGCGCGAACAGGCCCGCAGCCCGCTGTCACCCGTCTCGCCGATCGCCAGCACGTCCAGTTAGGGGCGGCCTCGCTCCACCCGCGACAGCCGGTAATCGCGGGGGAGCGACAATAATGCCATCATTTCGTCGAGGCGGCTGATACTGCAGAAGAACTTGGCTAAGGCGAACCTGGCGCAGCAGCGGGCGGCAGCGGTGATTGCCGCCGGTCGGGGGGGCTTGGGCGGTGGTCACCAGGATGCCCTGGCGCCGCCCAATATCCCCGGAGTGGAGACTAAGACCGGCCGCCTGCTGCTCCGCCAGCAGCTGCACCTCAATCTCAATCTGAATGTGCAGGAAACGTTGCGCGATGGCGTCGATATCGATGATGTGGACGAGGATgtcgacgaggacgaggacctAGACCTAGACCTAGAAACCGTCACAACAGTGCCTCTTAACAATGAACAACTTAATGCTAAGGTCACCACCACAACATCCAGTTCATCAGCAGCGAGCAGTGCATTAGCTAAATTCAATCGCATCATAGACTCCACTTTGGAGCGACCACCAGTGGCCGTAGACTACTCCGGACTGCCCCAGCTGAGCAGTGCCACACTGCAGCAGCGCTTCAACCTGGCCTATCCGGAGTTGGTgaaccaacagcagcagcagcagcagcagcatcaacagcagcagttgcagctgcagcagcaccagcagcaacatgatgCGACCAAGCAGATCAGCAGCCTCCAGGGGAACCCCCGATTGGATCGTGGAACGGACGCCGTTGCCAGCACTCCATTAACACTTCAAGCACCCAGAACTCCAGCAACGGCGACGGAGGAGCAACTTGATTCGGGGCATCCCCATGACGACGCAGACGTCGTCGACCACGATGATCATCCCCACCACGACGAGGATAatcaaacgaaacgaaatgatgTGCATTATTTGTTGAAACAGTTGAATAGTTTTAGTGATATAGAAGAAATAGAAATTGTTGATATGAAGCAAAGAGGTCAGCGGCCGCCGATGGCGTCCAGTTCGTTGGCCACCATGATGCCGCCGCCCTCGCCAGCACCGCCGGCCTCGCCATCCACGCAGTCACATCGACTGGGTCCGCGGTTCGCCTCCTCCGGCGACAGTTCGCTGGTCCTGCCGCAGCACCAGTTCGACGACTACCTGTTCGAGTCCTGCCACTACCTGGAGACAAACTACTTTGCCGCCACATACCGCACTGCCATGGTCGAGAGCAGCTCCCACGAGTTCCGGCCCTCGACCAACAGCAGCTCGAACAGCTTCGAGCTGCACGAGATGGAGCCGCCCAGTGTCATCTGCAAGGCGGGCGTGCCGCCTCCACTGGTTGCCAGTCACCCTGGTCACCCTGGTCATCCGCCGCCGCGGTACCAATTCGAGTACCAGGCGGAGACCCGGCTGACCACCAGTGGGGTGCAGACGGAGCTCACCGTCGAATCGCTGGCCAAGatgagcaactgcagcgggagcagctcctcctcggcgACGAGGGCGCCTCCCTTCTTCCGGTGCTGCTACACGCCCATCGATCGCTGGCGGGAGAggaggcagcagcagaagagctcctccgcctcctcgtcCGCCGCACAGCCGCCCAAGAACGTCTGAcactgggcgtggcagtccACTTGGAGACCCAACATGTGCCTGGCTAACTTAGATCAGGGATGCAAGCCAAGGGGGATCGGGATGGGTTCGGAATTCACAATCATTGTTCGGTTTAGTGGGTCATGTGAATGATATCAGAAGCTTGTGGGGATTGGAATTCATATCCACAAGACAGTTTTTCCAAATGATTTCAAgtttgaaataattgcattaaaactTTTGTATCTAAATTCTGATTTCTAAAAAgtaatttcacattttccgaACCACTAGCCTTAcgaaatatgatatgatataatCTCGAGCGGCTTGCATCCCTGTTATTTTTTGGTCGCTGTTCTCATTTGCGATATCAACAAGAGATTCCATTTCGATCGACAGTAGATACACGAGTCATGAATCATGAATCATAACGAATCCCTATCATTCGGTGGAAGTTCATAATGTACAATTTATATATGCTAAAACGTAAACCAGAAATGTtagtaaacaatttttatacaCACACCAGCCACACACAGACATTCGCACATTTTTGCAATACACCAAAGTAAATGATTTGGAAGTTTGTATAATTACCTAAGAGTTGTTACATGCTCAGCAGAAAACCAGGATAGCCACAACTACTGGTTCCCATTGAACTTCACCGGCTTTTCCCTCCCAGCATCCCGGCATCCCAGCATTTCCCCGTTGAGCTAGCCAGGTTTTCCGCTGGGCATCTACCTGAGCTGAACCCAACTTAGGCCTAAAGTTGTATTCGAAGGACGaatatattgttaaaaatgattaaagcCGAGGGGGAAGGGAGGGGAGGGAGGCGAGAGCTTGTATAGTAAGTTGATAATTAAATAGCATTATGGGAATCACGTTGAAGGTGGCCCGATCAGGAGGACGAAGGCACTTTTGTTCTAAGCCTTAGTCTACAGACTCTAGATTCTAAACTCTAGATTCCGATCCTCTCGGCTAACCAAGTCCAAGGCAACTTGGGCAGATATCAGCGAGCGCCTGGGGAACCGAAGGGGAAACGGACACAAAGCAATTGTTACATCAATTAGACACTATATTCTGTTGACCTATCGTTTAACTCGATTATTGTTTCGGAAGATACGCTTTTAAggaattgttgttgttagagcacaagagatacagatacagatacggatac encodes:
- the LOC27207331 gene encoding uncharacterized protein LOC27207331; translation: MIFLSSSGIVALKPIKILMSISFKLAELTVFANKSGHQSHSAQCLRISRDGWPLSFVLIPRLQAKNQRSRREIGAAFNASAGEPERNRVKLVQAQSDTIGEMGKAGHRSTGRKNVWRARFA
- the LOC6732944 gene encoding LOW QUALITY PROTEIN: uncharacterized protein LOC6732944 (The sequence of the model RefSeq protein was modified relative to this genomic sequence to represent the inferred CDS: substituted 2 bases at 2 genomic stop codons), producing MASANHRGGGGRGGGGAVAGAGADGNAIVGLQIGSAWFQRKINLRPQHRGVHLVTEEILRQMPELAHFSVGLCHMQILHTSASLALNESWDPDVRDDMEMMLNKIVPEGLPYRHSCEGPDDMPAHVKACFLGSSLTIPITDGKLSLGTWQGVWLCEHRDQAGSRKLVITLTGCPREQARSPLSPVSPIASTSSXGRPRSTRDSRXSRGSDNNAIISSRRLILQKNLAKANLAQQRAAAVIAAGRGGLGGGHQDALAPPNIPGVETKTGRLLLRQQLHLNLNLNVQETLRDGVDIDDVDEDVDEDEDLDLDLETVTTVPLNNEQLNAKVTTTTSSSSAASSALAKFNRIIDSTLERPPVAVDYSGLPQLSSATLQQRFNLAYPELVNQQQQQQQQHQQQQLQLQQHQQQHDATKQISSLQGNPRLDRGTDAVASTPLTLQAPRTPATATEEQLDSGHPHDDADVVDHDDHPHHDEDNQTKRNDVHYLLKQLNSFSDIEEIEIVDMKQRGQRPPMASSSLATMMPPPSPAPPASPSTQSHRLGPRFASSGDSSLVLPQHQFDDYLFESCHYLETNYFAATYRTAMVESSSHEFRPSTNSSSNSFELHEMEPPSVICKAGVPPPLVASHPGHPGHPPPRYQFEYQAETRLTTSGVQTELTVESLAKMSNCSGSSSSSATRAPPFFRCCYTPIDRWRERRQQQKSSSASSSAAQPPKNV